One window of the Deltaproteobacteria bacterium genome contains the following:
- the tsaE gene encoding tRNA (adenosine(37)-N6)-threonylcarbamoyltransferase complex ATPase subunit type 1 TsaE: MESDKQRQCVTHCEDETYALGRRLAENCRGGELLGLRGELGAGKTALVRGLAAGLGVDPDRVRSPSFTLVNEYRGGRLPLYHIDLFRLAPGELDRLALREYLYGEGVCAVEWFERLGEPLQDYIEITLTFVDEQQRHIVAAAHGVGYDPLLRAVSA; the protein is encoded by the coding sequence ATGGAATCGGACAAGCAGCGGCAGTGCGTCACGCACTGCGAGGACGAGACCTACGCGCTCGGCCGGCGCTTGGCCGAGAACTGCCGCGGCGGTGAGCTGCTCGGCCTGCGCGGCGAGTTGGGTGCCGGCAAGACCGCGCTGGTGCGCGGGTTGGCGGCTGGACTGGGCGTTGATCCCGACCGCGTGCGCAGCCCGTCGTTCACGCTCGTCAACGAGTATCGCGGCGGCCGGCTACCGCTTTATCACATCGACCTGTTTCGCCTGGCGCCGGGGGAACTCGATCGCCTGGCGTTGCGGGAGTATCTGTACGGCGAGGGCGTTTGTGCGGTCGAGTGGTTCGAGCGGCTGGGCGAGCCCTTACAGGACTACATCGAGATCACGCTCACGTTTGTGGACGAGCAGCAGCGCCACATAGTGGCGGCGGCGCACGGGGTTGGCTATGATCCGCTGCTCAGAGCGGTGAGCGCCTAG
- a CDS encoding citramalate synthase — MQIYDTTLRDGTQAEDVAFTLADKLRIAERLDEFGIDYIEGGWPGSNPRDEAFFGEAKSLTLHHARLVAFGATRRANVKAAHDANLAMLLRAETPVVTIFGKTWDLHVRDDLRISKAANLEVINDTVSYLKRRVDQVIFDAEHFFDGYSANPEYAIECVRAAADGGADLLCLCDTNGGRLPEGIAQGVEAVRAAVATPIGIHCHNDSELAVANSLIAVQHGAVQVQGTINGIGERCGNVNLCSVIANLQLKMGTRVVSPGQLRRLQELSRFVYELANLEPHKRQPYVGVSAFAHKGGVHVAAVQKNPLTYEHIDPAVVGNQQRVLVSDLSGRANIAFKAQEFGIDLASSDPNVRRVLNELKELEHQGFQFEGAEASFELLLQKGLNQRVRYFRLIGFRVIDEKRSENEAPLAEATIMIEGPDGTVEHTAAQGNGPVNALDTALRKALGKFYPQIEQMKLLDYKVRVLSSGTGTAATVRVLIESGDEHERWGTVGVSHNVIEASWQALVDSMEYKLYKDAKRHRRQPKIGQGAD, encoded by the coding sequence ATTCAGATCTACGACACCACCCTGCGCGATGGCACGCAGGCTGAGGACGTTGCCTTCACGTTGGCAGACAAGTTGCGCATCGCCGAGCGACTCGATGAGTTCGGCATCGATTACATCGAGGGCGGCTGGCCCGGTTCCAACCCGCGCGACGAGGCGTTCTTCGGCGAGGCCAAGAGCCTCACTCTGCACCACGCCCGCCTGGTGGCGTTCGGGGCGACGCGCCGCGCCAACGTCAAGGCCGCCCACGATGCCAATCTGGCCATGCTGCTGCGCGCCGAGACGCCGGTGGTGACGATCTTCGGCAAGACCTGGGACCTGCACGTTCGGGACGACCTGCGCATCTCGAAGGCCGCCAACTTGGAAGTGATCAACGACACCGTGAGTTATCTCAAGCGCCGCGTCGATCAAGTCATCTTCGACGCCGAGCACTTTTTCGACGGCTACAGCGCCAACCCGGAGTACGCCATCGAGTGTGTACGCGCCGCCGCCGACGGCGGCGCCGACTTGTTGTGCCTCTGCGACACCAACGGTGGCCGGCTCCCCGAGGGGATTGCGCAAGGGGTCGAGGCCGTGCGGGCGGCGGTGGCAACGCCCATCGGCATCCACTGCCACAACGACTCCGAGCTGGCGGTGGCCAACAGCCTGATCGCGGTGCAGCACGGGGCGGTGCAGGTGCAGGGCACGATCAACGGGATCGGCGAGCGCTGTGGCAATGTCAACCTGTGCTCGGTCATTGCTAACCTGCAACTGAAGATGGGGACCCGGGTGGTGAGCCCGGGCCAGCTGCGGCGGCTGCAAGAGCTGTCGCGCTTTGTTTACGAGCTGGCCAATCTGGAGCCGCACAAGCGGCAGCCGTACGTGGGCGTCAGTGCCTTCGCCCACAAGGGCGGCGTACACGTTGCGGCGGTGCAGAAGAACCCGCTTACCTACGAGCACATCGACCCGGCCGTAGTCGGCAACCAGCAGCGCGTGCTGGTGTCGGACCTCTCGGGGCGGGCCAATATTGCCTTCAAGGCGCAGGAGTTCGGCATCGACCTCGCCAGCAGCGATCCCAATGTGCGCCGGGTGCTGAACGAACTCAAGGAGCTGGAGCACCAGGGCTTTCAGTTCGAAGGCGCCGAGGCCTCGTTCGAGCTGCTGCTGCAGAAAGGCCTCAACCAGCGCGTGCGCTATTTCCGCCTGATCGGCTTCCGCGTCATCGACGAGAAGCGTAGCGAGAACGAGGCTCCGCTGGCCGAAGCGACCATCATGATCGAGGGGCCGGACGGCACCGTTGAGCACACCGCGGCGCAGGGCAACGGCCCGGTCAACGCCCTGGATACGGCGCTGCGCAAGGCGCTGGGCAAGTTCTACCCGCAGATCGAGCAAATGAAGCTGCTCGATTACAAGGTTCGCGTGCTCAGTTCCGGCACCGGCACGGCGGCGACCGTTCGGGTCTTGATCGAGTCGGGCGACGAGCACGAGCGCTGGGGCACGGTGGGGGTGTCGCACAACGTGATCGAGGCCAGCTGGCAGGCGCTCGTCGATAGCATGGAGTACAAGCTATACAAGGACGCCAAGCGCCACCGCCGTCAGCCCAAGATCGGGCAGGGCGCCGACTAG
- a CDS encoding aspartate kinase, with amino-acid sequence MKLIVQKYGGTSVGSPERIRGVARRVAATRAAGNRVIVTVSAMAGETNRLLALAREVSPDPQAREVDVLLATGEQSAVALLAMALRDLGQPAQSFVGHQIRIETDSAFGRARIQRIDADNLLRVVDEGKVAVVAGFQGVDAADNITTLGRGGSDTTAVAVAAALKADVCEIYTDVDGVYTTDPRICPGARKLERISFDEMLELASLGAKVLQIRSVEFAKRYQVPLHVRSSFSDVAGTWVVPEDQGMEDVLVSGVTVDRDETKITLIRVPDRPGLAARVFGPLAAANIVVDMIIQNASAEGFTDLTFTVPRADFQHALSIVNSLAQEIGAAGVAHATEVAKVSIVGLGMRSHAGVAGKMFEVLAAEGINIQMISTSEIKISVVIDAKYAELAVRVLHQTFVEPGLAAEAQP; translated from the coding sequence ATGAAGTTGATTGTACAGAAGTACGGCGGAACGTCTGTGGGTAGCCCCGAGCGTATCCGTGGGGTGGCGCGGCGGGTAGCGGCAACTCGGGCGGCGGGCAACCGGGTAATCGTGACGGTCTCGGCCATGGCCGGCGAGACCAATCGCCTGCTGGCGTTGGCGCGCGAGGTGTCGCCCGATCCACAGGCGCGCGAGGTCGATGTGCTGCTGGCCACCGGTGAGCAGAGCGCGGTGGCGTTGCTGGCGATGGCGCTGCGTGATCTCGGACAGCCGGCCCAGTCGTTTGTCGGGCACCAGATCCGCATAGAGACCGACAGCGCGTTCGGCCGGGCGCGCATCCAGCGCATCGATGCCGACAACCTGCTGCGCGTGGTCGACGAGGGCAAGGTGGCGGTGGTCGCCGGCTTCCAAGGCGTGGACGCCGCGGATAACATCACCACACTCGGGCGCGGCGGCAGTGACACCACGGCCGTGGCCGTCGCCGCGGCATTGAAGGCGGATGTTTGTGAAATCTACACCGACGTCGATGGCGTTTACACCACCGATCCGCGCATCTGCCCGGGAGCGCGCAAGCTCGAGCGCATTTCCTTCGACGAAATGCTCGAGCTGGCCAGTCTCGGGGCTAAGGTGCTGCAGATCCGTTCGGTGGAATTCGCCAAGCGCTACCAAGTGCCGCTGCACGTGCGCTCGAGCTTCTCTGACGTTGCGGGCACTTGGGTGGTGCCGGAGGATCAGGGCATGGAAGACGTGTTGGTCTCAGGGGTGACCGTAGACCGCGATGAAACCAAGATCACGCTGATCCGAGTACCGGATCGGCCGGGGTTGGCGGCGCGCGTGTTCGGCCCGCTGGCGGCGGCCAACATCGTGGTCGACATGATTATCCAGAACGCTAGTGCGGAAGGGTTTACCGACCTGACCTTCACGGTGCCGCGCGCCGATTTCCAGCACGCCTTGAGCATCGTGAACAGCTTGGCGCAGGAGATCGGCGCTGCGGGAGTGGCGCACGCCACCGAGGTTGCCAAGGTCTCGATCGTCGGCCTGGGTATGCGCAGTCACGCTGGGGTGGCGGGCAAGATGTTCGAAGTGCTGGCGGCCGAAGGCATCAATATCCAAATGATCTCGACTTCGGAGATCAAGATTTCCGTGGTCATCGACGCCAAGTATGCCGAGCTGGCGGTGCGCGTGCTGCACCAGACGTTCGTCGAGCCGGGCCTGGCGGCGGAGGCTCAGCCGTGA
- a CDS encoding cysteine desulfurase — MPPSAAGGQTVIYLDYNATTPLHPEVRAAMMPHLGDEFGNPSSAHRLGARARVAVETARVQVAAAVAAGASEIVFTSGGTEASNLAIQGAAASREGAIVTTPIEHSSVLQPIAALKHAGRRVRELRVDGAGRIDVDDLRRCLSEPVALVSIGWANNEIGTIAPVAEVSALCRAAGVLLHIDAVQAFGKIAVAVAPADLMSLSGHKIGGPKGVGALWVRGGVRIEPRLLGGPQERGLRAGTENVAGIVGFGAACQLAASGVAAGETIAGLRERLWQRLAASVGGLSRNSPPVGCLPNTLNVRVAAMRGEALVAALDLEGVAVSTGSACAAGAAEVSHVLRAIGIAEDDARDGLRFSLGRGTTSAEIERAAELVAMCVARIRAVRGREAAHA; from the coding sequence CTGCCGCCGTCAGCTGCCGGCGGACAGACTGTGATTTACCTGGATTACAACGCCACCACGCCGCTGCACCCTGAAGTACGCGCGGCGATGATGCCTCATCTCGGCGACGAGTTCGGCAACCCCTCGAGCGCGCACCGGCTAGGGGCTCGTGCCCGAGTGGCCGTCGAAACGGCTCGGGTGCAGGTGGCGGCCGCAGTCGCTGCAGGGGCGAGCGAGATCGTCTTCACTAGCGGTGGAACCGAGGCCAGCAATCTAGCGATCCAGGGCGCAGCGGCGAGCCGGGAAGGCGCGATCGTGACGACACCGATCGAGCACTCCTCGGTGCTGCAGCCGATTGCGGCGCTCAAGCACGCCGGCCGGCGGGTGCGCGAACTGCGCGTCGACGGTGCGGGGCGGATTGATGTCGATGACCTGCGCCGCTGCCTCAGCGAGCCGGTAGCGCTGGTCAGCATCGGTTGGGCGAACAACGAGATCGGCACGATCGCGCCGGTGGCGGAGGTGAGCGCTCTGTGCCGCGCGGCCGGGGTGTTGCTGCACATCGATGCGGTGCAGGCTTTCGGCAAGATCGCGGTGGCGGTGGCGCCGGCGGACCTCATGTCGCTGTCGGGGCACAAGATCGGCGGGCCCAAGGGCGTCGGTGCCCTGTGGGTTCGCGGGGGTGTCCGGATCGAGCCGCGCCTGCTGGGCGGGCCGCAGGAGCGCGGGTTGCGCGCCGGAACCGAGAATGTCGCCGGCATCGTCGGCTTCGGCGCCGCCTGTCAGCTGGCAGCGTCGGGCGTAGCTGCCGGCGAGACCATTGCGGGTTTGCGCGAGCGGCTCTGGCAGCGGCTGGCCGCAAGTGTCGGAGGGCTCAGCCGCAACAGCCCGCCGGTGGGATGCTTGCCTAATACGCTGAACGTACGGGTCGCGGCGATGCGGGGCGAGGCACTGGTGGCAGCCCTCGACCTGGAAGGAGTGGCGGTCTCGACCGGTTCGGCGTGTGCGGCTGGCGCCGCCGAGGTCTCACATGTGCTGCGAGCGATTGGCATCGCCGAAGATGACGCGCGTGACGGGCTGCGGTTCAGTCTGGGCCGGGGCACCACCAGCGCGGAGATTGAGCGTGCCGCGGAGCTGGTGGCGATGTGCGTCGCCCGCATACGTGCCGTGCGAGGGCGGGAGGCCGCCCATGCCTAA